A stretch of DNA from Roseovarius sp. W115:
TGACTGTTTATTTTTACACCGTGCTCCGCTGCCTGTTCTGCTGCAAACTCCCCCAGAAGCTGAGCATACTTGACTGAAGAATGAGACATCTTTGCCTGCAATCCGCCTGTTACACTGACCAGGGTAAGTTGTGCCGAATAAAGCTTTGCTTGGTCCGACGCGACAGAGATGGCTTTTAGAACGCTGTCCTTCTCGTCCAGGTCCACGGGCACCAAAATATGCTTGAACATGAAGAATCCCTCCTGCGCAAAGTCTAAGTGGTTCAAAAATGTAGCGCGTTGTTTCAGATCAATGCAGTTGACCTTGCCATCAATGCCCGGCTTAAACGACATACGATGCCTGATCCGCTAGATACCGTTTTTGCTGCTTTGGCTGATCCCACCCGCCGCGCGATCCTGATCATGTTGCTGGAGGATGATATGGCCGTCACGGATGTCGCAGAGCCATTTGAGATGTCACTGGCAGCCGTGTCAAAGCACTTGGCAATCTTGACCAGAGCTGGATTAATCAGCCAAGAGCGACGCGGTCGGGTCAAATGGTGCAAGCTGGAGCCCGATGCGATGCGAGATGCCAGTGTCTGGATGCAAAGTTTCGGGCAATTTGAAGCCGTTAACCTCGACGCGTTCGAGCGATTTTTAGAGGCCGAGCTAGGCGAGAAGGATGAACCGGCTTGAGTGCTTCATCCAAGACTGTTGCACCTCTAACACCGCTGCATTTGCCAGAAGGGCGAATTGAACGCGTACGCAATGCATTGGTCGTGCCTGTGCAAAAAGGCGGGCGTCTTCCGAATGGTGTATTTCGTGCCAATGGCACTTTTTGTGAACATTCCCGCACGCTTTTGTCTCAAAGCCGGTTCACGAACATCCCGGATCGTCCGGACCGTAAGGGCTTGATGCGGATCTCTGGCCGGCATCTTTACGGTGGGGTGATGCGCGATCACTTTGGGCATTTTCTTTTGGAAAGCCTTGGGCGGTTATGGGCCTTTGACCATATTGATGATCCTGTTGATGGTGTGCTGTTCTCGCCACGCAGAAGTGGCGAGCGCCTGGCGCGGTTTAACCCGAGGTATGAGCCACTTTTTGATGCGCTTGCCGGAGAAGCGGCACCTCTCATGTTCACAGAGCCGGTCGTGGTAGAAGAGCTTTTGTTGCCAAGCCCGGGGTTCGGGCATCAGGCGTGGATCGTTGGCACAGCGCAGTTTCGTTCAGCTATTCATTCGCGGCTCACAGCCGCTTTTCCTGTGAAAGGCGTTAAAGATATTTACGTGTCGCGCTCTCGTCTGGACGGGAGTGAAAAAGCGGTGGACAAGGAGGCTCGGATTGAGCGTCTTATGGTTAAATCAGGCTATGAGATATTTCATCCTCAAGAGCACAGTATTGCGACGCAGATCGCAAAGTATCGAGCGGCGCGCCGGATTGTAGGGCCAGATGGGTCAGCGTTCCACCTTGCGGCTTGTGTGGCGCGACCTGACGCAAAGATAACTGTCATCCAGCGCCGACGCCGTGAGAAAATCGTTCAGTCTTTCATAGCGCAATTCAAGGCATTCGGCGTAAAGGATATTCGATTGCTCAACCCGCTTGTCCCGAACGATCACCAAAGTGCAGGCGCAGTTGAAGGACCAGCGCCAATAAATTTTCGTTTACTCGTCAAGCAGTTGCAAGAGAATGGATGTCTCTAACCCGCAAGCGGTTCATCCTTGAGCAACAGCAAAAGCGCAACGATCGTCAATGCGATACCGCCCAGACTCCAAATCGATGGCAGCCCGTGCCCCAAGGCTGCCTGCCAGGCGATCACCCAAGTAGGTGTGAGATAGGTATAGGCCATGACTTTCGCGCTGGGCAGGCGCAGGGACGCGAACTGAAGAAGCACGAATGTTACGGCGGTGGCGACGACGGCCGTGTAGAAGATTGTGATCCAGACTATCGCTGGAAGCGCACTCCATTCAGTTGAGGCCATGTCGCGCCAGCCGGTGATCAACAGCAAAAGCGCCGCGCCGACAACCGCGCCGAACGAGAAGACAATCGGGTGCTCGCCACGATTGAGCTTGCGCACCATAGGCGTATAGAGCGCGTGGGCAATACAGCCGAAGAAAAAGATGATTTCGCCACGCCCGACCTCAAGCCGTATAAGCGCATTGAGATCGGCGCGGAAGATGACCCAAAGCGCTCCTGCTGCGCCAATGCTCAGTGCCATGGCCATTCGGTGTGTCATGCGCTGGCGCAGCAGAAGATAGCCGAAAAACCCGGACATGATTGGGGTCAGCGTGAAAACAGCTGATGCACTTACGGGTGGCGCGGTTTTCAGCCCTTCGAACATCATAACGAAGTAGAGCCCCATCGATCCGCCGAGAAGCAGATATCGCCAGGGTGCCTGAAAAGTGCGACGAGGTATGCCGACTGTGAACCAGGCGACAGTGCCGACCAAAACACCAGCTAGAACGAAACGCACGGCGTTTAGGGCCGTCGGTGCAATATGCGGGGCTGCCATCGAGCCAAGCGCGAAGGACCCGGCAATCAACGCCGAAAAGGCAAGCATGGCGGCATGGCCGCGCTGAGCTTCTTTCATAGTGCGTCCCAGGATTTCGCGCGGTCTTTGAGAAAGTTAAGGAAAGCCTGAACCTTGGTTGTGCGATGTAGGTCCATATGTGTGACCAGCCATAGAGGTGCGGTCCACTCTTCGCGAGGTGGAAGCACCTCGACCAAGTCGCCAATTTCTTGCGAAAGAACGCGAGGAATAAATCCGATCCCGGCGCCTGCGGCAATGGCCCGGCGTTGGGCGTGTACATCCTGACTGCGAAAGACGATGCGATTTTCTGGGGCAGTATCGCGGAGCCATTGGTTGAACGGCGCACGGTTCTTTGGGTCATCGGCGCTGACGAAACTGTGCTGATCAAACTCGGCTTCAGATTTTGGAAGGCCGTGTCGGTCAATGTAACTTTGGCTCGCATAGAGCGTGTACTTCTGTTGGAAAAAGGTTGCACGACATTGTCGGGTTGATCGGGCGCGCGGCCCGCGCGGATGGCAACATGTGCCTCGCCGTATTCCAACCGGAAGAGCCGTTCGCCCGTGAGAAACCGCACGATTATGCCGGGGTATTCTCTTTGAAAATCACTTAGCACGGGGACCAACAGGTGGCTGAGCCCGCCAAGAGATGTCACAACCAACTCTCCGGAAACGTCGTGGCCCCGTCCTTTGATCCTGCCAGATAACTGGCTGAACTGATCGTCTGTCGCCTGTGCAACGCGCAAAAGATCCTCACCGGCCTCAGTGGTTGTGTAGCCCCGCGCATGACGTTGAAAGAGCTTCACGCCAAGCCTTTCCTCTAGAGCGTCAATGTGGCGGATCACGGTTGCGTGGTGCACACCCAAAACATCGGCCGCTCCACTCACTGTGCCGACACGCGCAACATGGTAGGCGGTGCGCACTTCATCCCAACTGTCCATGTTTTCGGTGCTCCCAGAATTGTGCAATTTTCAACAAAAAATGTCTCATTGCGATAGTTGCGTTTTCTGAAGCACAAGTCAAACTCTATGCCAGAACTTGCAAATACATATTGAGAGATTTCAGAGGATCTGACCAATGACACATACTATTCTACATATCGACGCATCCTCGCGGACCGAAGGCTCTGTAACGCGGGATTTATCGGCGCGCCTTGTGGCGCAAAACCCCAAAGCCAAAGTGATCATCCGCGATCTCGCCGCCGCGCCCCTGCCGCAGATTACCGAGGATTGGGTGAATGCCAACTTTACGCCTGTTGATGCCCGCACAGAGGCACAAAGGAAAACGTTGGAGCTTTCGAATAGCCTTGTGGAAGAACTTCAAGCGGCCGATACATTGATCATCGGCTTGCCGATCTATAATTTCGGCGTGCCTGCAGCTATGAAAGCCTGGATTGATCTGATCGCTCGGGCCGGGCTGACCTTCCGCTATACGGAAAATGGACCAAAGGGGTTGCTGGACGGGAAACGCGCGATTGTTGCGGTGGCTTCAGGTGGCACCAAGACTGGGTCTGAGATTGATTTCGCAACACCCTACATCCGGCATGTTCTCGGGTTTATCGGGATCACAGATGTGGCGATTGTTTCGGCAGATCAGATGTCTGTAGATGCCGATGCAAGCCTTGCGCGCGTTGAGGCGGAGATTGAGGCGCTAGCTGACGCAGCTTGAGCGAGTTTGGAGAGGGTGGGCGCATCGCTCACCCACACCAAAACCGTACGATTTCGTTTCGACTGTTGAGATCGACGTTTAACCGTTTCGGATTGTACTCGGTTGTTACAATTCCACCCGGCGGGATGATCCGCACCGGGTTTGGCCATGCGGCTTCGTTGAAGGCGCTGACGGGTGCGCCTACAAGGCTCGCATTTTCAGCCACGCCGCATTCGTCTGGTCCAGCCTCTTCAAGTCTTGGAGGGGCGTCTGCTTCCACTTCCGCTGGGCCGCAGCTTGTCAGAACCAAACTCAATCCTGACGCCAAAATCAATGACATGCGCATGTGACTGTCCTTCTTTAGTTGGCTACAGTCTTGTGCCAAATGCGCTTTGCCACAACCCCAATGTGTCCAGTCTATTGAAATGATGCGCGGTTTCGCCCAAAGTCGGCAAAAGACTCTGGGAGGACAGTAAGATGCGTACCACCGCAGCCGTGGCCCTTGAGGCCGGAAAACCAATGGAAATCATGGAAGTGAACCTCGATGGCCCAAAGGCCGGAGAAGTGCTTGTTGAAATCAAGGCGACGGGGCTGTGTCACACGGATGACTTCACGCTGTCAGGCGCGGACCCGGAGGGCGCATTTCCTGCTATCCTTGGCCATGAGGGCGCGGGTGTCGTGGTCGAAGTGGGTCCGGGTGTAACCTCGCTGGCAGTAGGGGATCATGTGATCCCACTTTACACACCTGAATGCCGTGAGTGTGAGTATTGCCTGAACCCCAAGACGAACCTCTGTCAGGCAATCCGCTCGACCCAAGGCCAGGGCGTGATGCCTGATGGTACGTCGCGGTTCTCCATGCTCGATGGCACGCCGATCCTGCACTATATGGGCTGCTCAACCTTCTCCAATCATACGGTCCTGCCAGAAATTGCACTGGCCAAGGTGCGTAAGGACGCGCCGTTTGACAAGATTTGCTACATCGGTTGCGGCGTGACCACAGGCATTGGCGCTGTGATGAACACCGCCAAGGTCGAGATTGGCTCGCGCGGCGTGGTGTTTGGTCTCGGCGGTATTGGTCTTAATGTGATTCAGGGTCTCCGCCTGGCCGGTGCGGATCAGATCGTGGGCGTTGACCTCAACCCGGCGAAGGTTGAAATGGCGACACGGTTTGGCATGACCGATTTCGTGAATCCCAAGGATGTGAAAGGCAGCCTTGTGGACCATTTGGTGGAGCTGACCGGCGGCGGGGCAGATTATTCCTTCGATGCCACAGGCAACGTGCAGGTGATGCGCGACGCGCTGGAATGCGCGCACAAGGGCTGGGGCGAAAGCGTGATCATCGGTGTGGCACCAGCCGGTGCCGAGATTTCGACACGGCCCTTTCAACTGGTCACTGGCCGGGTCTGGCGCGGCACGGCCTTTGGCGGCGCACGCGGGCGCACGGACGTGCCCAAGATTGTCGACTGGTACATGGATGGTAAGATCGAGATCGATCCGATGATCACCCACACCATGCCATTGGAAGACATCAATAAGGGGTTTGACCTGATGCATTCCGGGGAAAGCATCCGGTCGGTGGTGATGTATTGACCGAAGAACAGTGCGCTGAGAACCGTTACATCGAGGTGGTTGGGTCGGCCAAGTACGAACTAACAGCAATAGCTTTTCCCTTGGAACTGACTTTTACCTCAGCTTCCAAGGGAAGGGTTGATAGATACAAACTATCTAAAGCTGTAGATGGGTTTGTAGTAGCTCTTGAGGAGCAGGGTTTTGACCTGAATAAGTTAAGCCATGGAGGTTCGCGCGATACCAAGAGATATTGGGGTAGCCGACAGTTAAAAAGCGAACTTGTTCTGAGGATGATGTGCGAAACAGCCCAAGAGGCTGCAGACCTAAATTCGGCCTGTGCACAG
This window harbors:
- a CDS encoding I78 family peptidase inhibitor; its protein translation is MRMSLILASGLSLVLTSCGPAEVEADAPPRLEEAGPDECGVAENASLVGAPVSAFNEAAWPNPVRIIPPGGIVTTEYNPKRLNVDLNSRNEIVRFWCG
- a CDS encoding glycosyltransferase family 61 protein, with translation MSASSKTVAPLTPLHLPEGRIERVRNALVVPVQKGGRLPNGVFRANGTFCEHSRTLLSQSRFTNIPDRPDRKGLMRISGRHLYGGVMRDHFGHFLLESLGRLWAFDHIDDPVDGVLFSPRRSGERLARFNPRYEPLFDALAGEAAPLMFTEPVVVEELLLPSPGFGHQAWIVGTAQFRSAIHSRLTAAFPVKGVKDIYVSRSRLDGSEKAVDKEARIERLMVKSGYEIFHPQEHSIATQIAKYRAARRIVGPDGSAFHLAACVARPDAKITVIQRRRREKIVQSFIAQFKAFGVKDIRLLNPLVPNDHQSAGAVEGPAPINFRLLVKQLQENGCL
- a CDS encoding ArsR/SmtB family transcription factor, yielding MPDPLDTVFAALADPTRRAILIMLLEDDMAVTDVAEPFEMSLAAVSKHLAILTRAGLISQERRGRVKWCKLEPDAMRDASVWMQSFGQFEAVNLDAFERFLEAELGEKDEPA
- a CDS encoding FMN-dependent NADH-azoreductase, with amino-acid sequence MTHTILHIDASSRTEGSVTRDLSARLVAQNPKAKVIIRDLAAAPLPQITEDWVNANFTPVDARTEAQRKTLELSNSLVEELQAADTLIIGLPIYNFGVPAAMKAWIDLIARAGLTFRYTENGPKGLLDGKRAIVAVASGGTKTGSEIDFATPYIRHVLGFIGITDVAIVSADQMSVDADASLARVEAEIEALADAA
- a CDS encoding S-(hydroxymethyl)glutathione dehydrogenase/class III alcohol dehydrogenase; the encoded protein is MRTTAAVALEAGKPMEIMEVNLDGPKAGEVLVEIKATGLCHTDDFTLSGADPEGAFPAILGHEGAGVVVEVGPGVTSLAVGDHVIPLYTPECRECEYCLNPKTNLCQAIRSTQGQGVMPDGTSRFSMLDGTPILHYMGCSTFSNHTVLPEIALAKVRKDAPFDKICYIGCGVTTGIGAVMNTAKVEIGSRGVVFGLGGIGLNVIQGLRLAGADQIVGVDLNPAKVEMATRFGMTDFVNPKDVKGSLVDHLVELTGGGADYSFDATGNVQVMRDALECAHKGWGESVIIGVAPAGAEISTRPFQLVTGRVWRGTAFGGARGRTDVPKIVDWYMDGKIEIDPMITHTMPLEDINKGFDLMHSGESIRSVVMY
- a CDS encoding DMT family transporter, giving the protein MKEAQRGHAAMLAFSALIAGSFALGSMAAPHIAPTALNAVRFVLAGVLVGTVAWFTVGIPRRTFQAPWRYLLLGGSMGLYFVMMFEGLKTAPPVSASAVFTLTPIMSGFFGYLLLRQRMTHRMAMALSIGAAGALWVIFRADLNALIRLEVGRGEIIFFFGCIAHALYTPMVRKLNRGEHPIVFSFGAVVGAALLLLITGWRDMASTEWSALPAIVWITIFYTAVVATAVTFVLLQFASLRLPSAKVMAYTYLTPTWVIAWQAALGHGLPSIWSLGGIALTIVALLLLLKDEPLAG
- a CDS encoding universal stress protein, coding for MSFKPGIDGKVNCIDLKQRATFLNHLDFAQEGFFMFKHILVPVDLDEKDSVLKAISVASDQAKLYSAQLTLVSVTGGLQAKMSHSSVKYAQLLGEFAAEQAAEHGVKINSHVYGVPDPSVEVDRKLLEAISDFEADLVVMATHQPGWVEYFIDSHGGRLATHAPVSVFVVRDT